A single region of the Acidobacteriota bacterium genome encodes:
- a CDS encoding putative Ig domain-containing protein, protein MKRHITLIVVLLSLLAGFALWRAARTQAAPFATLRVPEDHATIQAAINAAQAGDTVDVRAGTYNGAGNRELTVNKAITIKCRTGTGDDCIVEDGRGLAARTIVTFSTPNVTPVLDGFTLRAGTGFGFIAGGMYIYNGAQPLIRNCKITGNNAINENGGVLVENAFPEFRNCAISGNLGTGMKVTGVSIAALSDCTLSNNTSDGLKVGASTLGLFNEASGKPTALISNCRFENNTQSGLEVASIVPDSEPSAIVTGSVFSGNGQSGVDAFNADTLSLTNCALLFNTGIAPNAGGLNLLLARQFALTNSLVVGNRVIPRVAQPGVLDSPASAVALTFPRAAAVTNCTITSHNSPTLPTMYFVPALDTSLVNVPFRVTNTIFWGNTATTDIIGVNTPGYPAVTVSACDSQRGTMDVADGGGNLNVDPLFVRNALTNGATDAGDLRLQNTSPVINRGTTAGLDLNIFPKNVNNTPLDYAGNPRVFCAGQIDQGAYENQSTPSGGQLVFGQQPNGTTPNTPLSPTVTVRLVDACGTLMNSNAAVTLTLNNANGATLSGGSVNAVGGSATFNNLAVSKSGIGYTLTAASGALTGATSNAFDIACPNITIGTPASAMLGVLYSSSIAATPAAPSGQSYQYSLANNTSLPSGLILVSNAAGIGGIPAVSGNFSFDLKAELFNGNVSTGCSVTQTRTINVTCVSNPMVTNRNDSGAGSLREAIATACAGSTISFADGLTGTLSLTSDELKIERSLTIQGPGANLLNVQRGSGTPNIRIFHITAGDVTLAGLTMSNGQATPDRNGGGVLNEGTGTVTVTRSTLSGNSADYGGGGIANFSTGAVTVTYSTLSGNSATSVGGGIYNANLGTITVVNSTLTGNTSTVNGGQGGGLYNGNGLGGTVTLTNCTVAGNTANRAGGIYNQGADLVRLRNTLVAANTATTAPDAFGGLTSLGNNLLGKSDGSTGLTNNVNNDKVGTLAAPLDPLLAAPGNYGGPTQTQRPLPGSPAINAGDNCVFDNTCSPNPLGFNLTSDQRGATFSRKVGGTMDIGAVETSYALAATGGTPQSTVVNTNFTNPLVATLTESGQPVSGVSITFTAQAANNGASASFTGSNPATTNASGQASVNVAANAFTGSYSVTANTTPGLATAASFTLTNTCPMITVNAPATTTGTAGFAFNQMFTQTGGVGAPTFSLQSGTLPQGLTLAGNGVLSGTPVQTGTFPLTVKATDANNCTGLSAPYNLVIGCPTLTLSALPAATAGTLFTANLNASPAGGNYQFSSADKPAWLTLAANGALTGTPPTAGPVNFTLGVTGFGGACGQSFNVTLVVNCPSLMLAPATLPNAAINTAYPTMLSATPAGGNYSFVVTSGLLPAGLALNGNGSFSGAPTQSGVFNFRVTATGFGACGSFRDYVLTVECPGVSLNPASLPGGMVGAAYNQSIAASPAGAYSYNVTSGALPVGLTLNAATGALTGTPAQAGTFSFTLAAAAGACAASRSYTVTMGCAGITLGALANATVGTSYAGSVAASPSGAYTYALVTGGLPVGLMLNATTGALTGTPSSTGTFNFTLKAQTANGCGGQQSYALVVGCPTIALSALATPTLNTAYNQTISATPAGGNYVYAVSSGALPAGLALNAATGALTGTPTAAGAYSFTLTATGFGTCTGSRTYSGVIASTCPTITLSALPNGQPGQLYSQVVTGSPSATYSYAVTAGSVPPGLTFIAAGGLLYGYPTAAGTYNFTITATDANNCTGARAYTLSIGSGAAALAMQADYDGDGKADPALWAAQECLWRISKSSTQQAEQQSWGMAGDVTLLGDYDGDGKSDLAVFRPSNATFYVKRSSDGGYLIKQWGLSTDVPVPGDYDGDGKTDIAVWRGSNGTWYVLRSADQQPEVTAWGAGYAPYHDVPVPGNYDGDGKTDLAVFRRATGTWLIKRSSDGQFTIKQWGVGTDVPVPGDYDGDGKTDITVWRGAEGNWYVLRSSDQRAQVSAWGSTAVGDAPAPGDYDGDGQADLTVWRGPTGAWYVRESRTQTVRTQSLGQSGDRLIGQPAR, encoded by the coding sequence ATGAAACGACACATCACCTTAATCGTAGTGCTGCTGAGCTTGTTGGCCGGCTTCGCGTTGTGGCGCGCCGCGCGCACGCAGGCCGCGCCCTTTGCCACGCTGCGCGTGCCGGAAGACCACGCCACCATTCAAGCCGCCATTAACGCCGCGCAAGCTGGCGATACGGTGGATGTCAGGGCAGGCACTTACAACGGCGCGGGCAACCGCGAACTCACCGTCAACAAAGCCATCACAATCAAATGCCGCACGGGCACCGGCGACGATTGCATCGTTGAGGATGGACGGGGGCTTGCCGCCCGCACCATCGTTACCTTCAGCACGCCGAACGTGACGCCCGTGCTCGACGGCTTCACGCTGCGCGCCGGCACCGGCTTCGGTTTCATTGCGGGCGGCATGTACATTTACAACGGCGCGCAGCCGCTCATCCGCAATTGCAAAATCACCGGGAACAACGCCATCAACGAGAACGGCGGCGTGCTGGTCGAAAACGCTTTCCCGGAATTCCGCAACTGCGCGATCAGCGGCAATCTCGGCACCGGGATGAAGGTGACTGGCGTGAGCATTGCCGCGCTCAGCGATTGCACCCTCAGCAACAACACGAGTGACGGGTTGAAAGTCGGCGCGTCCACCCTCGGCCTTTTCAACGAGGCCAGCGGCAAGCCCACGGCGCTCATCAGCAACTGCCGCTTCGAGAACAACACCCAGTCCGGTCTGGAAGTGGCCTCCATCGTGCCGGACTCAGAACCGTCGGCCATCGTGACGGGCAGCGTCTTTAGCGGGAATGGACAATCCGGCGTGGACGCATTTAACGCCGACACGCTGAGCCTGACCAACTGCGCCTTGCTCTTCAACACGGGCATCGCTCCGAACGCCGGCGGCCTCAATCTCCTCCTGGCGCGCCAGTTCGCGCTCACCAACTCGCTGGTGGTTGGCAATCGCGTCATCCCCCGCGTCGCGCAACCGGGCGTGCTCGATTCACCGGCGAGCGCGGTGGCGCTCACGTTTCCCCGCGCCGCCGCCGTCACCAATTGCACCATCACGAGTCACAATTCCCCCACGCTGCCGACGATGTATTTTGTCCCGGCACTCGACACCAGTCTCGTCAATGTTCCCTTTCGCGTGACCAACACGATCTTCTGGGGCAATACCGCCACCACGGACATCATCGGCGTGAACACACCGGGCTACCCGGCGGTTACCGTCAGCGCCTGCGACTCGCAACGCGGCACGATGGACGTGGCGGACGGCGGCGGCAATCTCAACGTTGATCCGCTTTTCGTGCGCAACGCGCTGACCAACGGCGCGACTGATGCGGGCGATTTGCGTTTGCAAAACACTTCGCCGGTCATCAATCGCGGCACGACCGCCGGTCTCGATCTCAACATCTTTCCCAAAAACGTCAACAACACGCCGCTCGATTACGCCGGGAACCCGCGCGTGTTTTGCGCCGGGCAGATTGACCAGGGGGCGTATGAGAATCAGTCCACGCCCAGCGGCGGGCAGCTCGTTTTCGGCCAACAACCGAACGGCACGACGCCCAACACGCCGCTCAGTCCGACGGTCACGGTGCGGCTGGTGGATGCTTGCGGCACTTTGATGAACAGCAACGCCGCGGTCACGCTCACGCTCAACAACGCCAACGGCGCGACGCTCAGCGGCGGCAGCGTCAACGCGGTCGGCGGCAGCGCCACCTTCAACAATCTGGCCGTCAGCAAATCCGGCATCGGCTACACGCTCACGGCTGCCAGCGGAGCGTTGACGGGGGCGACCTCGAATGCGTTTGACATCGCCTGTCCCAACATCACTATCGGCACGCCCGCCAGCGCCATGCTCGGCGTGCTTTACAGCAGTTCGATTGCCGCCACACCGGCAGCACCCAGCGGCCAGAGTTACCAGTACTCGCTGGCGAATAACACCAGTCTGCCGAGCGGCTTGATTCTGGTGAGCAACGCCGCCGGCATCGGCGGCATACCGGCGGTCAGCGGCAATTTCAGCTTCGACCTCAAAGCCGAGTTATTCAACGGCAACGTCTCGACCGGCTGTAGCGTGACGCAAACGCGCACGATCAACGTGACCTGCGTGAGCAATCCGATGGTGACGAATCGGAATGACAGCGGCGCGGGCAGTTTGCGCGAAGCCATTGCCACGGCCTGCGCGGGCAGCACGATCAGCTTTGCCGACGGGCTGACGGGGACGCTGTCATTGACCTCGGATGAACTGAAGATCGAGCGGAGCCTGACGATTCAGGGGCCGGGCGCGAACCTGTTGAACGTGCAGCGCGGCAGCGGCACGCCCAACATTCGCATCTTCCACATCACGGCGGGCGACGTGACGCTGGCGGGCTTGACGATGTCCAATGGGCAGGCGACGCCCGACCGCAATGGCGGCGGCGTGCTCAACGAAGGCACGGGCACGGTCACAGTCACGCGTAGCACGCTCAGCGGCAACTCGGCTGATTACGGCGGCGGCGGCATCGCCAACTTCAGCACGGGCGCGGTTACGGTCACGTACAGCACGCTCAGCGGCAACTCGGCCACCTCGGTGGGCGGCGGCATTTATAACGCCAACCTAGGCACGATCACGGTCGTCAACAGCACGCTCACCGGCAACACTTCGACCGTCAACGGCGGCCAAGGCGGCGGCCTTTATAACGGCAACGGCCTGGGCGGCACGGTCACTCTCACCAACTGCACGGTCGCCGGCAACACGGCCAACCGCGCCGGGGGCATTTATAACCAGGGCGCAGACTTGGTGCGGCTCAGAAATACGCTCGTCGCGGCGAATACCGCGACGACTGCCCCAGATGCCTTCGGCGGCCTGACCTCGCTGGGCAACAACCTGCTGGGCAAGAGTGACGGCAGCACGGGCCTCACGAACAATGTGAACAACGACAAGGTGGGCACGCTGGCCGCGCCGCTCGATCCGCTGCTTGCCGCGCCCGGCAATTACGGCGGCCCCACGCAGACGCAGCGCCCGCTGCCCGGTTCGCCGGCCATCAACGCGGGCGACAACTGCGTCTTCGACAACACCTGCTCGCCCAATCCGCTCGGCTTCAACCTGACCAGCGATCAGCGCGGTGCAACCTTCAGTCGGAAAGTGGGCGGCACGATGGACATCGGCGCGGTCGAGACCAGCTACGCGCTCGCGGCCACCGGCGGCACGCCGCAAAGCACGGTCGTCAACACGAACTTCACCAATCCATTGGTCGCCACGCTGACCGAATCCGGTCAACCGGTCAGCGGCGTTTCAATCACCTTCACCGCGCAAGCCGCCAACAACGGCGCGAGCGCGAGCTTCACCGGCAGCAACCCGGCGACGACCAACGCCAGCGGACAAGCCAGCGTGAACGTCGCGGCGAATGCCTTCACGGGCAGTTACAGCGTGACGGCCAATACCACGCCGGGCCTGGCGACGGCGGCCAGTTTCACGCTGACCAATACCTGCCCAATGATCACGGTGAATGCGCCTGCCACGACGACCGGCACGGCGGGCTTCGCCTTCAATCAAATGTTCACGCAAACAGGCGGCGTTGGCGCGCCGACGTTCAGCTTGCAAAGCGGGACCTTGCCGCAGGGCTTGACGCTGGCGGGCAATGGTGTCTTGAGCGGCACGCCCGTGCAAACGGGCACGTTCCCGCTGACGGTCAAAGCCACCGACGCGAACAACTGCACCGGCCTGAGCGCGCCGTATAACCTGGTGATTGGCTGCCCGACCCTCACGTTGAGCGCGTTGCCAGCCGCGACAGCGGGCACGTTGTTCACGGCGAACCTGAACGCGAGTCCGGCGGGCGGCAATTATCAATTCAGCAGCGCCGACAAACCGGCCTGGTTGACGCTGGCCGCCAATGGCGCACTCACGGGCACGCCGCCGACGGCGGGGCCGGTGAACTTCACCCTCGGCGTGACCGGCTTTGGCGGCGCGTGCGGACAAAGCTTCAATGTCACGCTCGTGGTCAACTGCCCAAGCCTCATGCTCGCGCCGGCGACGTTACCCAATGCGGCGATCAACACCGCCTATCCAACAATGCTCAGCGCGACGCCGGCGGGTGGCAATTACAGCTTTGTGGTGACGAGTGGTTTGTTACCCGCCGGGTTGGCGCTCAACGGCAATGGCAGTTTCAGCGGCGCGCCGACGCAAAGCGGCGTGTTCAACTTCCGCGTCACGGCGACGGGCTTCGGCGCGTGCGGCAGCTTTCGCGATTATGTATTGACGGTCGAATGTCCGGGCGTGTCACTCAATCCGGCCAGCTTGCCGGGCGGCATGGTAGGCGCGGCGTATAACCAAAGCATCGCGGCAAGTCCGGCGGGTGCGTACAGCTACAACGTGACGAGTGGGGCGTTGCCGGTGGGGTTGACACTCAATGCGGCGACGGGCGCGTTGACGGGCACGCCTGCGCAAGCGGGCACGTTCAGCTTCACGCTGGCGGCGGCGGCGGGCGCGTGTGCGGCCTCACGCAGCTACACGGTGACGATGGGTTGCGCGGGCATCACGCTGGGCGCGTTGGCGAATGCCACGGTGGGCACGAGCTACGCGGGCAGCGTGGCGGCGTCGCCGAGCGGCGCGTACACCTATGCGTTGGTCACGGGCGGCTTGCCTGTCGGGTTGATGCTCAATGCCACAACCGGCGCGCTGACGGGTACGCCGAGCAGCACTGGGACTTTCAACTTCACGCTCAAAGCACAAACGGCGAATGGGTGCGGCGGGCAGCAGAGCTACGCGCTGGTGGTGGGCTGTCCAACGATCGCACTGTCAGCGCTGGCGACGCCGACGTTAAATACGGCCTACAACCAAACGATCAGTGCGACACCGGCGGGCGGCAACTATGTTTACGCCGTCAGCAGTGGCGCGCTGCCAGCGGGCTTGGCATTGAATGCGGCCACCGGCGCGTTGACGGGCACACCGACAGCGGCGGGCGCGTATAGCTTCACCCTCACAGCCACGGGCTTCGGCACATGCACGGGCAGTCGCACGTACAGCGGCGTCATTGCGAGCACTTGCCCGACAATTACCTTGTCGGCCCTGCCGAATGGGCAACCGGGACAGCTTTACAGCCAGGTCGTGACGGGTTCGCCGAGCGCGACGTATAGCTACGCTGTGACAGCGGGCAGCGTACCGCCGGGGCTGACGTTCATCGCGGCGGGCGGCTTGCTCTATGGCTATCCGACAGCGGCGGGCACCTACAACTTCACCATTACAGCGACGGATGCAAACAATTGCACGGGCGCGCGCGCTTACACGCTGAGCATCGGCAGCGGCGCGGCGGCGCTGGCAATGCAGGCGGACTACGACGGCGACGGCAAGGCCGATCCGGCGCTCTGGGCGGCGCAGGAATGTCTCTGGCGCATCAGCAAGAGCAGCACCCAACAAGCCGAACAGCAAAGCTGGGGCATGGCGGGCGATGTAACGTTGCTGGGCGATTATGATGGCGACGGCAAATCCGACTTGGCGGTCTTTCGTCCCAGCAACGCGACGTTTTATGTGAAGCGTAGCAGCGATGGTGGCTACCTCATCAAGCAATGGGGCTTGAGTACGGACGTGCCGGTGCCCGGCGATTACGACGGCGACGGCAAGACGGATATTGCCGTCTGGCGCGGGTCGAACGGGACTTGGTATGTGCTGCGCAGTGCGGATCAGCAGCCTGAAGTGACGGCCTGGGGCGCGGGCTACGCGCCGTACCACGACGTGCCGGTGCCAGGCAATTACGATGGCGATGGCAAGACCGATCTCGCCGTCTTCCGGCGCGCGACCGGCACCTGGCTGATCAAGCGCAGCAGTGACGGGCAATTCACGATCAAGCAATGGGGCGTGGGAACGGATGTGCCGGTGCCGGGCGATTACGACGGCGACGGCAAAACGGACATCACGGTCTGGCGCGGCGCGGAAGGCAATTGGTACGTGCTGCGTTCGAGTGATCAGCGTGCCCAAGTCTCAGCCTGGGGTTCAACGGCGGTCGGCGATGCGCCCGCGCCGGGCGATTACGACGGTGACGGCCAAGCTGATCTGACGGTCTGGCGCGGGCCAACAGGCGCTTGGTACGTGCGGGAGAGCCGCACGCAGACCGTGCGCACCCAAAGTCTCGGTCAAAGCGGCGACCGCCTCATCGGTCAGCCCGCGCGCTAA
- a CDS encoding response regulator transcription factor, protein MLSVLLVEDHAPMRATLRLWLADLAAPITECANGAEVCASYAAERPDWVLMDIELPGQDGLAATRELLAAEPAARVLIVTTYDDAELRRAAQAAGARGYVLKENLLELRQWLQPAA, encoded by the coding sequence ATGCTGAGTGTTTTGCTTGTGGAAGATCACGCGCCGATGCGCGCCACGTTGCGGCTGTGGCTGGCCGATCTGGCCGCGCCGATTACCGAGTGCGCAAACGGCGCGGAAGTCTGCGCCAGTTACGCCGCCGAGCGCCCCGATTGGGTGCTGATGGACATTGAATTGCCGGGGCAGGACGGCCTCGCGGCGACGCGCGAATTGCTCGCCGCAGAACCGGCGGCGCGCGTGCTGATCGTGACGACTTATGACGATGCCGAGTTGCGGCGCGCGGCGCAGGCGGCGGGCGCGCGCGGCTATGTGCTGAAGGAAAATTTGCTGGAACTGCGGCAATGGCTGCAACCGGCAGCTTGA
- a CDS encoding response regulator transcription factor, whose amino-acid sequence MNPIIRLLIADDHPLLRAGLRQVIATDPRLQVVAEAEDGATALELLAAHKPDVAVLDIEMPQLTGFALLREMRAQRLTTAVVFLTMYHDEEMFNEALDLGALGYVLKDSATTDIVAAIRAAAAGQPYISPAISAFLFNRATRAAALAQQHPSLNDLTPTERRVLKLIAANKTSKEIAAELFISYRTVENHRSNICQKLDLKGSHSLLKFAFEHKSEL is encoded by the coding sequence ATGAATCCAATCATTCGCTTGCTGATTGCCGACGACCATCCGTTGTTGCGCGCCGGGCTGCGTCAGGTGATTGCCACCGACCCGCGTTTGCAGGTCGTTGCCGAGGCGGAGGACGGCGCGACCGCGCTCGAATTGCTCGCCGCCCACAAACCCGATGTCGCCGTGCTCGACATCGAGATGCCGCAATTGACCGGCTTCGCCTTGTTGCGCGAAATGCGCGCACAACGCCTGACGACCGCCGTCGTCTTCCTGACGATGTACCACGACGAAGAGATGTTCAACGAGGCGCTCGATCTAGGCGCGCTGGGCTACGTGCTCAAAGACAGCGCGACGACCGACATCGTCGCCGCGATTCGCGCCGCCGCCGCCGGACAGCCTTACATCAGCCCGGCCATTTCAGCTTTTCTGTTCAATCGTGCGACACGCGCGGCGGCGCTGGCGCAACAGCATCCCAGCCTGAACGACTTGACCCCCACCGAACGCCGCGTGCTGAAACTGATCGCTGCGAACAAAACCAGCAAAGAGATCGCGGCGGAGCTTTTCATCAGTTACCGCACGGTCGAAAACCACCGTTCCAACATCTGCCAGAAACTTGACCTCAAAGGCAGCCATTCACTGCTCAAGTTCGCGTTTGAGCACAAATCCGAGTTGTAA
- a CDS encoding peptide deformylase encodes MPVREILLLGNPQLWQPSSEITEVQAPQTRALITDLADTLADFRLRNGFGRAIAAPQIGVKQRMLFVNMQNGSTPFPLINPHIVRASYEQMELWDDCFSLPNLLVRVRRHSEIDVRYFDQNGAERLLTATADLSELLQHEIDHLDGILATDRAIDSRSLAFRSELQRQPG; translated from the coding sequence ATGCCCGTTCGTGAAATCCTGCTGCTTGGCAACCCGCAGCTTTGGCAGCCGTCGTCTGAAATTACCGAAGTTCAAGCACCGCAAACCCGCGCGTTGATTACTGACTTGGCTGACACGCTAGCCGACTTCCGGTTGCGCAACGGTTTTGGCCGCGCCATCGCCGCGCCGCAAATCGGCGTCAAGCAGCGCATGCTATTCGTGAATATGCAAAACGGCAGTACGCCGTTTCCGCTCATCAATCCGCATATCGTGCGCGCCAGTTACGAACAAATGGAATTGTGGGACGACTGTTTTTCGCTGCCGAATTTGCTGGTGCGGGTGCGGCGGCACAGCGAGATTGACGTGCGCTATTTCGATCAGAACGGCGCTGAGAGATTGCTGACGGCGACCGCTGATCTTTCGGAATTGCTGCAACACGAGATTGATCATCTGGACGGCATTCTGGCGACGGATCGCGCGATTGACAGCCGCAGTCTGGCCTTCCGCAGCGAACTTCAGCGGCAGCCAGGCTGA